The DNA region GTCAACATTAAAGTGGTTCTGTGTCTCAGACCTGATAAGGTCGGTGTACTCACTATGTAAATCGATGTCAAGATGGATCTATAGGTCAATTTGAATGTAAGCTCAATCTTTGCCCACctagcttgattgacagctcctcagcgtcacccttccctgctgagatctcacactgctcagtacaatatGCAGCCGTCAGAAAGGCTTGGTGAGCGGAGACTGAACACATTGGACTCATGACCTTTCTTATTTTATAGCTGGATTCAAAATCCTCATatcaggtgtaataattataggggataactcaagagactctttgcgtggaacaagacaactacaggacacagttttataagtggtaaagtctatattatcacacggtgattcaaacaggtgcagagagaaactcaagtccacaacacttggtgcaaataataaacgcagctcagcagtctataggaaacttcagaggaaaatgcaatcaagaagaaagtctatgaagcacagttattcttgaggatacttgacacgaataaatccttgtcttaagctggagtcacactaaacgacttaccaacgatcacgaccagcgatacgacctggccgtgatcgttggtaagtcgttgtgtggtcactggggagctgtcacacagacagctctctccagcgaccaacgatcaggggaacgacttcagcatcgttgaaactgtcttcaacgatgccgaagtccccctgcagcacccgggtaaccagggtaaacatcgggttactaagtgcagggccgcgcttagtaacccgatatttaccctggttaccattgtaaaagttaaaaaaaaaaacagtacatactcacattctgatgtctgtcacgtcccccgccggcgtccacagggttaaaactgctttcggcaagagcgttgcttatgcacgcgctgctgcccagagcttccctgcactgaatgtgtcagcgccggcagtaacagcggtgacgtcaccgctgtgctctgctttacggccggcgctgacacattaaaatagtaaaatacacggatgataacccagattggcaaagaaaggtgtaaatttagtggaggcgctctgagaattgttatatgaaaattcggctaacagcaacaactccaaccaatcatcctggagatgactgacataacatcttagatattgtttcagcatctggttggtacgctcagtctgaccatttgtctggggatggtaagcagaagagagacagtaatattgagtgcagagcaaaaccccttccagaatcttgaagtgaactgtactccacggtcagagatgatctcatccggaaccccgtgcaaccgaaagacattctgtataaccaagtacactgtatctttagctgagggaaggccggtgcacggaacaaaatgagcagctatagtcaggcgatcaactaccaccatgattgtattcatgccccccgatgtaggcagctccacaataaagtccattgatatagacccccaagggcgggactgaACAGGTAATACTTgttgaagacccataggtgccacatgaggagtcttgtaacgggcacatacctcgcaagagagaacatagtccttggtatccttcaggcaagttggccaccagaagaatcggctcaggaactcttgtgtcttctgtacccccctgtgaccagccaacttggagtcatgtaccaacttgaggatctgcagacggacgacctccgggacgtagatacgtcgatctctgaaccacatgccacccttaaagacaagattaatatccacaggtgggttggccagaaatacatcaccttcataggcctccctgcactcctttcacaagtcctgatcgtggatgaaattggcatcagatagaatggtcttggacggggctccaggtacggaatccgcagcatggattcgggacaaagcatcagccttcccattacgagaacctggacggtacgagataacaaagttaaattgatttaaaaataagttccaacgagcctgatgaggagaaagacatctagcggatctaaggaactctagattgcgatggtcagttagcactatgatctgttgtgcagctccttgcagatgatgcctccattctttgaaagccgcaataatagccagcaattccttgtctcccacgtcataattcttctctgctgaggttagtctacggaaaagaaagcacaaggatgtagcagacccttctctccagttctttgggagagaatagcccccaaagcattatcagaagcgtccacctccacaatgaaaggaagtgttgaatctgggtgtatcaacagcggtgctgatgtgaaacagatcttaagccgatcaaaagcttcttgagcctgtgatgaccacttaaagggcttttccttctttgtcaaggaagtaatgggatggacaatatcagaaaaattttgaatgaagcgtctgtagaaatttgcaaaaccaataaaacgttggacctccttaacgttcttgggtaccggccagtcaaggatagcctgaatcttaccagattccatgttcagcccctggggagagatgatataacctaagaactgtatctcagaacgatggaactcacatttctccggcttaatatacagatggttctctttcagatgtcttaaaacagttttgacatgttcttcatgttcctgtagagtccgaaaagattagtatatcgtccaaatagatcactacaaactggtccaacaaatctctgaaaatgtcattagcaaggtgttgaaatgttgcaggggcgttacaaagcccgaagggcatcacaagagattcaaagtgtccataccggcatctgaatgctgtcttccactcatcccctggacgaatacgcaccaaattataagccccacgaagatccagtttagagaacaccttagcatggcggactctttccagtaattcgggaatcagaggcaaagggtaacggtttcgtacggttaccttattgagttctcgatagtcaacacagggtctaagggtcccatccttcttctttacaaaaaagataggtgcccctgttggtgaggaagaaggacgtatgaagcctttggccagattttcatcaatatactcttttaaggcttgaagctcaggtgccaccaaagggtatacgttaccaaaaggaatggctgccccgggaagcagctcaatgggacagtcataatgcctgtgtggaggaagctgatctgcattcttcttgtcacagatgtcagagaactctttataagctgtaggtaaagaaaatacctgtacatgtggttccatagctgtggactcagggacagcttctgttaacgctgagttgctccttgttgggaagataatctccttggtctcccagttgataattgggttctgagaacgcaaccaaggaatgcctaaaatcacaggaaaatgagaagaaattagcaagaaagaaagttgctcctgatgattaggctccaacaaaatttcaaggggtacggtctcctgatccacaggcccagagattaaaggtgacccatccactgtttccatggtaattggagaggctctttgctgaattttaataccatgttccttggcaaatgcgatatccatgaaattgccacctgcaccagagtcaatcatagctgcactggaaatccactgtcctgaacacaggatcttaataggaagagaatagtgagagttcttttccttaagctccttggggggtgaagtcatagaaagtgaatggaatacagcgtttaaaggcaggctacattcaaagatgtcagattcatcatcacagttgtcgtactcccctattgctgctagcaccttgttaggccgtctaggacacttaggacaattgatcaagaagtggtcagactggccgcagtagaaacatatactttcacgaaggcgatgctcccggcgctcattgatctcgcacctctgaacagaatcaatttgcatgggcacctcctccacctcccgagatgttttacctgcaggctctttggaaggaagggaaaagttagaaacacggttatatgcagcaagtttctcctgcctacgctcagtaaggcgaatgtctatgcgcacacaatgctgtataaatgtctctagctcttgtggtgactcagagcgagctagttcatctcttacaatactagacagaccccttttaaaaataggcaattgtgcataactgtcccaattggtatctaccgccaatctcctgaattcagtggcatactcaataacaacgtttagcctggcgtaaagacaacaaagcagattcagcggttgcacggcgattagggacatcaaacattaatgccatagcggccaagaaatcatccaagtcatttaactgtgggtcacgagactcagtcatcggattcgcccaggcgagcgctcgtgaggtcagtagcattattacacacaatactttggatctatcagtaggaaaacggtcagcatgcacatcaaaatatagcatacattgattcacaaagccacgaaatttgtcgcgatcaccattaaatctgaatgggggcaacttaggtgggctagctggtggcggttgcccagagggtaaagtcacttgtgcagctatttccgtgcttatgtcctgaaaagcccatccatactgggactctatgccagcaagtttgttttcctgggctgccatgcggttgctcaagtcctgcaaagtttgtccaagcacttgttgattgtgttcaaagcttccaaacttcttttgcagaccttccacatctttctgcagtgatctaattatggaaaacacctgctctaatttgctttctgcagtcattgttccagcagtctcctttgtttttttaggctagagtatcctgtaataattataggggataactcaggagactctttgcgtggaacaagacaactacaggacacagttttattcaaacaggtgcagagagaaactcaagtccacaacacttggtgcaaataataaacgcagcttagcagtctataggaaacttcagaggaaaaagcaatcaagcagaaagtctatgaagcagttattcttgaggatacttgacacgaataaatccttgtcttagtccaggcacagatagatatgcttattaggcagttctaatcatatcttagctcaaccagggaggcctggttaatagtctcaggttattgcaaagcagaaacagcttacatgtccagcaaatgcagatggaagtaaacacgaacagcagatggaggattactggaaacttgtgtatgcagcaggaactcagagcagagtagcaggatcagtagcaggatcaccacacaggttcacaggagcaggtttatagccagggagtaatcagaggtcaggagctggatgcaaggcagaatactctagcacagactgaaggctggggtggagttttatagcaggaagacacagtgcacatgagaccaaagacgccatcttggaaaagggcagtaatgcacaaaagggaaaaaatgttcagagtcctgacatcaggATGACACAGCTCTGCCCCATGTATGTTCGTCTGGGCACCGGGGTAGTATTTTAACCATATGCTATGATTGGACTGTGATTGAAGAAAGAAGAATTAGGGGCTTGATAGTGGTGCTTGTGATGCTTCTCACTTCTCAGAGtcttcaaggagtccaaggtcacaagccaggagggtacgtcataaacaaaaggaagagacaaaaatagtagtcaggtaacgttccgaggtcagagtaccaaGAGGATaagggatcagagctgaaggggttaaacaggtggatgGTCATGTCAGGCAAGAGAtctagcatacagaactcaagtaaagcacaaacctcacaagctgaatgttcatctggcagaggtctgggagaagctgctcagctaagtagcatggcaattacctggGATAGTGAACACTTGGAGTCACAgactggatagtcgagctgtcaatcaacacactgacagctcagtacgcccctgtaccagattggatggccatgctgtcaaagtactgacagcttcagcatgcccctgtacgggattggacggctgagctgtcagtaactgcataccCAACAACTGTTACAGCGCTATTCCAGATCCAATGAGACCACCTGCAAACTATGTTTGTATATAAACAAAAGTTTATTTTGTAACAAGCAATCGCTatcaaaaactaaataaaaattcTAAAATTATCAAATAGATTTAGTACTAAACTTCTAAAGTAGAAATCTGAGTCCCGCGCATTTTTAGTAGTAAATATATAGAGACTTTGTGCACCCCGACGTAGGAAGCGGAGAACTTCTGAAATGCGTAGGAGAGCAGACAGGTCATTGTAGGCCGCTGGTGCATCCGGCAGTGACGGCTCGTTCCAAGAGTCAATCACCGGCACCGCATGACAGCCGAGCTACCACCCGTCCATCCCTGGCTCTTACAAGCACCTCGATCGCTCCACTTGTGGATACAGCTCGTGGATTTGAAATGAGAGAAAATGAAACCAGAACTGGAATCTCTTCATAATATTCAAATCCAGCTTACGTGACATAAGCAGAGAAGTCTGATCATTAAACAGGAAGTTGTCATGTAACAATAtataagcactagtgatgagcgaacatgcacaGATAAGGTGTTGTCCGCCATGCTCGGTGTCTTCGGCGTGCTGGAATACCATGTTccggtccccgcggctgcatgtctaacaaacagacaatccctgcgtgTCTTAAGGCTGTTGAACATgagtcatgcagctgcggggactaaaacatattattcgagcacaccgaagacactcggttagcacctgagcatgctcagataacaccttatcccagcacgttcgcccatcactatcGAGCAAATATGAGACATCTATTGTCATACATACAATTATACAACCGTGTGACTTTTAGTACAGGTACGTAATTCTAAAGATTCGCATTTCTCTCCATTTTCGGACCATCAGGTGTGTATCAATTTCAGTAGTCACTATCTGTGAGGGAAAAGATGTAATATTCGATTTGTATCCTTTATGGCTTCCCCAGCACAGAGATTATTTTACTAACACTTTCTGGATCCATAAATCAGCAGGTTACACTCACTTTTTAATCTTAATCATGATAACGGTTTTAATGTTTGCTGCCCTGTATATATGGTAAAAATCCAAATACGCTTCCCTCCTTCTAATGGTCTCTGCGGTCCCAGTAATCCCACCAATCTTAGAGATATACCATTACTTGTTTGCCCTTACAGGAAATCTTGATCTTGTACCTTCACATCCTATTTAGGTCATAATTAATTTCTTAATATAAATGTATGGTAATCTGAGCTCTGTTCTCTTCTGAAATCTCCAGCATAGACATTAATGTAAACTATAGCATACCGGCTacttacagtcaccactagagggagcatgcgAGCTTACTGCATACTGGCTTCTCATTGAGTTCAGTGTACGcagtttgctccctctagtggttgctcccAGAAGACATTATTTTATTTTACAAATATTATGTAGGTGATTTGTTCCAATAAACACTGTATTTTAAGGGAGAAATTAATTAGCAATGAAATGTAAACTTATTTAAAAGAAATAAGGGTTATATTACAGCTACGAAGGGAATTGAATCACTTTGTATACTTTCTTCCAGGATAACGTATAACCCCACACGGTATCCCAAGTACATTCCAGAAGCCTATTGTCTCTGCAAGGGTTGCTTGACTGGACTCTACGGAGAGGAGGACCTAAACCTCCGTTCTACCCCAGTCTACATGCCTACTGTCATCCTCCGTCGTACGTCTTCATGCACTGGTGGTCGCTATGTCTATGTTGAGGACTACATCACGATCCCAGTAGGTTGCACATGTGTGCCAGATCCGGAGAAGGCGTCCGAGCCGGACAGTACAAATTCTAGTCTGGAGAAAGAAAAGTTCAAAGTCTCTATAAATAAAAGTGAGAAACCGTCGTCCAACTGAGCAGCAGAGCTAAGAGGGACGACGCGTGGACTGCGCTTCATGATCTCTCTACAGGTACAATGGAGTGAGAAGGTCCTAAAGTAAAAATAAGCACTTAACGGGGGAGGATTGCCCAGAAtatgctgcagtgtaaagcatggtgtaGAGGACGTGTACACTAACATTATGTATATCTGAACTGGAGCGGAATGAATGGACGCGTCCGCAATGGACACTACATTGGTCATTCTTGGGGTAATGGAAAGGTACTGGCAGCTTTTCAGAATATCTACAGTCCCCGCCCGTTTATAGCTGCAGATGGAGCAGGGTTTGCTGCAGATTTTAGGCTACGTAGCTAATTAACACTTTTATATAAAAGCCATTTTATTtccttaatgcaaaaaaaaaagatgcaacttTGCAAATATTTCCGATTCTTTCTTACCTTACCCGGATGTTTTGGGACACGAGGCAGGGGTGTCCATTGTACCCGCACTCTTTGCCCTGGCTATCGAGCCTTTAGCTAATGTTATTTGTAAGGATCCCAAACTTCACGTTAGTGATGCAGAAGAACATCTTTCTGCCTCTTTAGGATTTTTGGTCAACTTTCCGGGCTCTTGTAAACCATACCGAATCGTTAGCCTTAACCATCAACCTCCTCACCCCAAATCTCAAATTACTAAAGCCGAATTGTGAGGTCAAGTCGTCCTCTTCTGCATCCTCCTTCCATGGATTCAGCTCATAAAATCACTTAGAAAGTTGGTGAGAGATCTCCGGTCATCGGCTACACACCAGATCTCCTGGCTGGGTAGGATCCATTCTATAAAAATGACCCTCCTGCCTAGAATCTGATATCATTTCAGGACCTTCCCCATCTGAGTTGCTTAAAGAGATCTTTCTTCATTGCAGCCTCAactcctaaaatgtgtctcctaaGGTAAAATAGAAGTCCGGTATGGAGATGTAACTGCTACCTCCACTTCTGAGCACATACATTATGTCCTCATAACCCTGATGGACCTGGAAATGTTGTCTATCTTCTCTATATaatgcctcattcacacatcaatgCTTTTTctcgtatacagtacagaccaaaagtttggacacaccttctcatttaaagatttttctgtattttcatgactatgaaaattgtacattcacactgaaggcatcaaaactatgaattaacacatgtggaattatatacttaacaaaaaagtgtgaaacaactgaaattatgtcttatattctaggttcttcaaagtagccaccttttgctttgatgactgctttgcacactcttggcattctcttgatgagcttcaagaggtagtcaccgggaatggttttcctttcacaggtgtgccctgtcaggtttaataagagggatttcttgccttataaatggggttgggaccatcagttgtgttgtgcagacgtctggtggatacacagctgatagtcctactgaatagactgttagaatttgtattatggcaagaaaaaagcagctaagtaaagaaaaacaagtggccatcattactttaagaaatgaaggtcagtcagtccgaaaaattgggaaaactttgaaagagtccccccaagtgcagtggcaaaaaccatcaagcgctacaaagaaactggctcacatgaggaccgccccaggaaaggaagaccaagagtcacctctgcttctgaggataagtttatccgactcaccagcctcagaaatcgcaggttaacagcagctcagattagagaccaggtcaatgccacacaaagttctagcagcaggcacatctctacaacaactgttaagaggagactttgtgcagcaggccttcatggtaaaatagctgctaggaaaccactgctaaggacaggcaacaagcagaagagacttgtttgggctaaagaacacaaggaatggacattagaccagtggtaatctgtgctttggtctgatgagtccaaatttgagatctttggatccAACCACCGTGGTCTTGTatgactcagaaaaggtgaacagatggactctacatgcctggttcccaccgtgaagcatggaggaggaggtgtgatggtgtgggggtgctttgctggtgacactgttggggatttattcaaaattgaaggcatactgaaccagcatggctaccacagcatcttgcagcggcatgctattccatccggtttgcgtttagttggaccatcatttatttttcaacagaacaatgaccccaaacacacctccaggctgtgtaagggctatttgaccaagaaggagagtgatggggtgctacgc from Ranitomeya variabilis isolate aRanVar5 chromosome 3, aRanVar5.hap1, whole genome shotgun sequence includes:
- the IL17D gene encoding interleukin-17D gives rise to the protein MQPRRQVTLAQSVLMLFLGLLIVSSEGSKSIKRQPPKTKACADRQEEVLEQTYGHLAAGMLSAYHHTLQLQPLEKENVSCPAGTRGRAPGDGKQRIPVNIHSISPWAYRITYNPTRYPKYIPEAYCLCKGCLTGLYGEEDLNLRSTPVYMPTVILRRTSSCTGGRYVYVEDYITIPVGCTCVPDPEKASEPDSTNSSLEKEKFKVSINKSEKPSSN